The segment GGACCTGTGTGTAACTGATAACAGGTGTAACTGGTTATATAGATATTATCATAATTCAAAGCTATGATACCTTTAACACCCTCCCTATCGCATCGAGATATGGAGCAAATAAACAGAGCGAGTCAGACGCCACCAGGCTGCGCTTTGGAGCACCCACCCGCACTTATTTGCGTGATTTTAGGTCAAGGACGCATCTGTAGAGAGAATGAGAGCGAAATAAACCCATCCTTGTGACTCGTTTTGACGGCGcggtgctgctgatgctgtgcgCGCCGCACTGGACACTCCAGCCAATCACGTCAGCCGACAGCGCGAGGAGGCGGgggggaggcggaggaggaggaggagaggagggggagagagagagagagagagagagagagagagagagagagagagagagagcagccgtTACAGTGCACGGACAGCGGAGTAGATCACATTCTCCGTCCGTCGAACTGCGGCATCCCGTACAGGTTCATGGACTTCTGACTGGGCTCCTGAGACAAAAGACAAATCTTTCCCTTAAGGCGCagtattattttcatttaactGTTATCCATGAGATTCTTCAGGCTTACCTTCAAGTGCTTCGTCGACTGCTTTTGAATCTCCTCCGTCCGGGGCTGAACTGACCGCGGCGCTTTGTGAAAAATTTTCCATCTCTTGGCTGAGCTGAGGGGTTCCACCGTGCGATAATCACAAAAACtgcgatttttttttaaataattgtttcaggaaggagacaaaaaaaaagcaaaaaaaaaaaaactcataaaaTCAAAAAGACAACTGGAAGGCTGCATATTGTGGCTacatctctctctgtgtgtctgcctctctgagCCAGCCAGGCGTTCACTAAACTTCCCCCTGGCTAAATACAAACAGCCTGCTTGctttaaagacaaaataaataacaattttTTTTGTGCCCAACAAAATGTCACCTGAGTTGGAAGAGAACAGCCAAGGTGAGTATGACCtccttctgttttttatttttttttttttaaatgcaggttaaTTCATCCACCAGCTAAACACATGCAGGTGAATTTAAGCATCCGTCACCTTTGACATTATTCATTGGGATAAAAGCAGCCTTACATCAGCTGCACTGCCTCAACCTATTCTCTATTACATCACTAAAGGCATAAACATGGCACCACATGTGACTTATTAGTATATTTGCTGAGCACTTGTCACCTCTATTCCTCCAATGAATTACTGCCTGAAGTGTTAGCCATCATCATTGAGGTAGGTAAGGCTGGTCATGTTTGTGACTCACACATCAGTCTGCTTACAAGAGAACTGTTATCATGACAAACAGCACATTTTTTGCTTAAGTGTCTCACTTCAGCTTAAGCTAGGAAATGATCCCTGCTGATAAAAAAGTGTCTGAACATTTGCCCCTGCACAGATGTTTACATTTCTTACCCCCTTTGActcctttcccctctctctctcatacacccCCTCAAACTGCTCTGATCTGGATTCATCTGCCTTAGCTTTGCATCCAGCACAGAGCGGCTGGATCTAACATCATGGCCACTAACAAAGTGACATTTACTTGAATGTGAgagtctgcatgtgtttgttgaGAGGTGTGCGAGATGAATGGAAAACAAAAGCGTGACATCTTAAGGTGGCTCTCTGCTGTGATGTACCGCATCACACTAATCACTACAGTGACAGAGGCAGAATGAAAATCGGGGGGGAGGGCTTAATGATGACAACGACATGCGGgcagtttacacacacagacaaatatcAAGTGTATATggttataattatattataattataatgatTTCAGTCCTGTTATAATAATTGGCTATGGTTGTGCTATTTATTGCAATGAATGGAAGGCGTGcagtctccctccctctgtctctctctcactccattCAGTCTGGTCCAAGACTCTGTGGTTCATGTGTTTCCAGTGCTGACGTGTTGTGTGCATACTTTAGAAATGTTAAAGCTGCATTGTTTTTGACATGGTGGATATTTTATCTGTGTCACTCAGACTGAATGATCCCTTTCCGTTCGTCTCCTGGCTTCTTTTGactatctgtttttttttctgtccaggTGAAATCAGCATCCCCCAGTTGGAGGCAGGGACCCTGTccgaggaggagggtggggggtcaGCTCGCCCCCTGGTGCCTGTACCTGGAGCAGGCCCAGGGTGTGGTGAGGGCGGAGGGGCTGGCCCGCCACAGACACAGGACGGGGATGCAGCCGGGACTGTAAATGGGGCTGTAGCAGTACcagtggcagagagagaaaccTGGACCAGACAGATGGACTTTATCATGTCCTGTGTGGGCTTTGCTGTCGGCTTAGGCAACGTGTGGCGCTTCCCTTACCTTTGCTACAAGAACGGAGGAGGTGAGCTTCAAAAGGACTGCGTACTTAATTGTCTTTGTTATGTGTGCATAGTGATGGATATTGTTGGAACAAAAATATGACATCCTCACTGTGTGGTCCATCATCACTGCTTGAAATAAGTGCATGCAAACACTGATATAAACACCCACAGTATAAGCAGGTAGATGTAGCGCTACATTTGCAGGGTAAACAAAAGAGGGCTGAGATTACAGCCCTGAAGCCCACCTGGTGCTTTGCCTGCCACATTTCTTGGGCTGGCAAGTTTCTCTGTACAGATGATTTCTCCTTTGTTGTctgcctatcccagctgtctagGAAAGCCCCTATCCACAAACACAGGATAGAATTCAGGCCAAACATTGAGAGCTAACTATGCATTTCTAAGAAAATACTGTCTAGTAAATCTAGAAAGAGAATGTTCTCTATTGGGAGTATCATCTTGGCTCCTTAGATAAATATATAACAGTTTGTATAAGCTCAGATAGACAGTCATAAGACAGTCAGGTGAGATATAATACTTTAATAGCAGGTAGACCATGCTGGGCCTGCGTGTCTGTGAACACGTAGCTCAAAAGCTTCCCACGTGATTCCcacactttatttattatagCCGCTGGTTGCCTAACAGGCGGACTTAGTACAAGTTGCCCTACACTACTTGCTCTCATTTGGATGTAAGCCTTGTATCCTTGTTTCATATGTGCCAACCTGTCCAACAGTAACCTGACCTGACTGCAGCTTTTGGCCTTGACTTTTCCTTATCTCTGCCCCgcccacatttctgtttttttatgaggCGTTGAGTTGAAATGAAACTGaatgtgtgactttgtgtgtgtgtgtgtcctttttaGTCcagccctccctctctctctctctctctctctctctctctctctcttatgtgtgtgtgtcttgtgacCAGTGGCTCTGATACCCACCTTCTGGTATCGTATAACAATGGCCTGCCTCACATGGTCCACCCCCTGCCCAGCACTCATGAGGCACACAAAGGTGCTCTCTCTTTCACCCTCTTCCTGATAAGGAGGCATATGGATATGTCACACAATAACCATCCAGTGACTGTACCAGCCCCTCAACGTCAGCACACTCACATCCGCTACATCGGCGCCCTTGACAAGCCCACAGTGCACCTTGTAACACAACAGAGTTAACAGATAAGAGCTGTGGCTTTTAGTAATAACTGCTTGTTACTGAAACAAAGAAACATTCAGCTGGAGACAGCGATAGGTGAAGGTACTGTAAAAGCACAGAAATAACGCTCTGCGGATCTTGTATGTTTGTAACTGTGCCACTAGTCCTGGTCTGTCTGGTCCCGTTATGATTTGAGAGGATTTACTTTTAAGCCTATTAAGGGTGCAAGTCCTTGATGATTTGCCCAATATGTTGGGGTATGTCAGAACAAGCATTTTCTCCAGTCATTCCATTCACTCATCTTATtgtatctctctctttttccctctgCATCTCTCTTGCTCTCCCACCCCTTTCTCTCTTAGACTCACAAATGTTTCCTTATATGGCTACAGCCCTCTGCTCTCAGAGAGTGACATAAAGAATGATGAACTGAATGAGGCACAAATTGCAGAGCAAGGGCACTGTTACAGGGGTACCAGGTCAATGCCATGGTGTgtcattttttgtgttatttgttgAACCACGTTTCCTGCAGTGTTGTCctagttttttttcctgcccgCCTCTCCTGTAATCTATCCATCTTTCCCTCCTTTCTTCTTAGccctctttctgctctgcgtcatagctggtcatgtgactccttTCCATCTGCGCATTGTGGTGGCATCACTCAGCTATTTCATTATTCACACCAGTTTGTTGCAATTGGATTTAGGAAGTTCAGTGTCTCATGCTGCCTTTTTATGGCTTTTGTTTTACCGATCAGAGAACGCTGCTGCTACTGTATGAGAGCGCAAACAGGGTTATTAATAGAAAACTCTGAGTTCTCCTGCTAGTCAAAATGAAACTAAGAAGTCCTAGATGTCAATCAGGACTAATAACTCCTGCTTCAGCCTGTTGTCTTATTCCCTGCTTCATTAGATAGTCTGTCTCCTCATCAGGCAGCTTTCAGGTTCAAGGACAAACATGTGGACTGGGAGGCAGTGTTGTTATCTCCCATATAGATTTTCAATGTGTCTCTTATTTATGGccttgtctgtccctctctcttgcGTTCGCTCTTTTgtcctttgtttttcttccccaTCTCGTCTTCTTTGTTACTGTTTTGTGTTGCCTAATTATTAATGCAGCCTGTGTCCTTAAAAACTTTCAACAATGACTGGCATCAGATTAATACATGATGTGAAGGACAATTGACAAAATGGTGGAGGTTAAAAACTAATACTAATACTTGTCCATGCTACTGCTTGAATTTAGTATATGGGGCATTACTTCATTACTTCCCAGATTGAAAGTGTTTCAGCCAACACTGCTGTCTTTAGATGCCAAGTGATAGAtacattgtgtatttattatttatttaatcctGTGTTTCAGGGGTTTTCCTGATCCCGTACTTGCTGATCGTGTTCATCGGGGGCATCCCAGTCTTCTTCCTGGAGATTGCACTGGGTCAGTTCATGAAGCAGGGAGGAGTCTCTGCATGGAACATCGCACCCCTCTTCAAAGGTACATATGTCTGTGATTGTTGGTACCTTTATGTGTTCTGCTGACAAAGACAGTCTGGCTCATTGTGTCATGTATTTATCTATATTCAGTGTGTTACCCAtagttctctctctccctctccctcttcaggTCTGGGCTTGGCCTCAATGGTGATTGTGTTCTTCTGTAACACCTACTACATCATGATCCTTGTGTGGGGCCTCTACTTTCTCTTCCACTCTTTCACTAACCCGCTGCCGTGGGCCACCTGTGGGCACCCCTGGAACACCCCCAACTGTACACAGGACTTCCGACGCACCTGCAACAACCGCAGTGCTGCCCAGCCTGCTTTGCCGTCTGATGCCACCCcgtccaccatcctctcctccACATCCCCACTGAACCTTTCCTCTGCCCAGCTTCTCCTCAATGGCAGCTGCTTGGAGGCCGAGGGCTTGCGCTCCCCAGTTATCGAGTTCTGGGAGTATGTGAACTCACAATGTTTTTTAAGTCTTTAAAATACTATCAAAACTCTGCCAGATTGTATTTATTGGTCTTGGATTATTCAGATTTTTGTCATTTCTCATCAATACATTTCTTTGTGCTTCGTTCTAGGCGCAAAGTACTTCGCCTGTCAGGAGGGTTGCACGAGCCTGGTGACATAAGCTATGAGATGGTGCTGTGCCTCATAGCCACCTGGATCATTGTTTACTTCTGCATGTGGAAAGGCGTCAAATCTACTGGCAAGGTAATGTGGTTTTAGCCTGTACAATTCACATTATGGAATGTCACACATCACCATTTGGGTTTAAGGGAGAGGGGCAGATAATTATTTATAGCTTCATATGCATGTTGTGCACAAAATAGTTCTTGCCACTATCAGGGTTCATGGAGTGCAGACCATATATCCAGTGCTTTCTGCAAAGGTTTAAATAATTGCAACATTTTGCCCTTTGACCTCAAATCTGCTTTAGTATAGTGAGAGGATCAGTGTCTAGACTAAAGCACATATGAACACAAATAGAAGCACACGTGTACTTGTTGAATATTTAATTTCTGCAGTTGTTTTCAGTCAGGCTATAATCTCCCACTGATCTCATTATTATGCCATACTTTACATATGCATTGTTCAGATTCACTTCTGTTtagcagcagagaaaaaaacattcacacttCTCActggtgtatatgtgtgtactGTAATATATTTGAATAAAGAACACTTCCCTTTTTTCTGTAGCATAAGGAGATGTTTGCATACGTGTGTCTCCAGAGTTAGCCAAAGCTCATagaggaggtgaaaaaaaaataataatgaaagtaGATTGAGCCAGCCAGCTTTAAGCTGATTAGTAACTTTCCACCATGGAGATGTTTGAAAGCTGGAAAGGGGTTTTTTGGCCCATGTTCACCCTAGATCAAGGCAAATATGTGCTTTCTCACTGCTTTGCTCTTACCACACTGATTTAGCTGGTACTTGATGCTTCTACTAGATAGCAGGGGGTGGCTTTCTCAGCATAACTTAACAAAAACTACCTTCTGAAAAGGTCTGCCAAAAACCCCTGCTATTGCAGGAGGTTTACAAATTGTCTGGCTTTCCATTTGCAGGCTACGTTTTCTTCAATGTAACATGACAGGCCCATTACACATCTACTACAGGAAGGACCTAATGGGCTTCTACTTATGACTTGAGTATTTGCAAAGCAGGTAATTGCTTAATAAAAGTGATAAAAACATAGTTAGGTGCACTTGCATTTGACCATAGCTGTTGAAGCATTTTGATAAGCACTAAACCTTTCCAGCTAGCCTGTTAAATTCATTATATAACCACATCTTTTTATGTACTTACATCATGTAATGTGAGGGCTGtaagtgtttactgtggagTTTTCTACTTTCACTTAATGCAAGTTAATGCCTAGCACCTAAACTTCACCTCCCTACCCCAAGTTTATAATAGTATTGGTCCAAAAGTATCTAGAGATGTACTTCACTGctctcttttttccatttctctgcAGGTTGTGTACTTCACTGCTCTGTTCCCTTACCTGGTTCTGGTTGTTCTTCTGGCCCATGGAGTCACTCTACCTGGAGCTTTGGATGGCATTGTTTACTACTTAAAACCTGACTGGTCCAAACT is part of the Parambassis ranga chromosome 7, fParRan2.1, whole genome shotgun sequence genome and harbors:
- the LOC114438201 gene encoding sodium- and chloride-dependent creatine transporter 1 — protein: MSPELEENSQGEISIPQLEAGTLSEEEGGGSARPLVPVPGAGPGCGEGGGAGPPQTQDGDAAGTVNGAVAVPVAERETWTRQMDFIMSCVGFAVGLGNVWRFPYLCYKNGGGVFLIPYLLIVFIGGIPVFFLEIALGQFMKQGGVSAWNIAPLFKGLGLASMVIVFFCNTYYIMILVWGLYFLFHSFTNPLPWATCGHPWNTPNCTQDFRRTCNNRSAAQPALPSDATPSTILSSTSPLNLSSAQLLLNGSCLEAEGLRSPVIEFWERKVLRLSGGLHEPGDISYEMVLCLIATWIIVYFCMWKGVKSTGKVVYFTALFPYLVLVVLLAHGVTLPGALDGIVYYLKPDWSKLGEAQVWIDAGTQIFFSYAIGLGALTALGSYNRFHNNCYQDAFVLAIINSGTSFFAGFVVFSVLGFMAAEQGVDISKVAESGPGLAFIAYPKAVTLMPLAPLWAALFFFMLLILGLDSQFVGVEGLITGIMDMLPPKSVLGSLRREVVAAICCIICFLIDMSMVTEGGMYVFQLFDYYSASGITLLWQAFWECVVIAWVYGADRFMDDVARMIGYQPLPYMKWCWSYITPFVCVAVFLFHVVNYKPLTYNTVYTYPVWGEVLGWALALSSMLCIPVTVLYKLLRCKGSLRERWQHLTTPVWGRHHLEYLAPESEAKLLPPAGTKSTLLFESVI